One Pseudomonadota bacterium genomic window, CAAACGTTCTATCGAAGACCATAGGGAAAGAAGGGCTTGACACGCAAGCAATTACAGGTATTTTATCAAAGCTTGAAGTGTATAATAAAACACTCTGGGATGCACCCTACCCTTTCATGGAATTGCCCTCAAAGAGATTTCAATTTAAAGAAATGAAAAGGCTTGCAGATAATATCAAAACAAAAAATATAAAAAATCTTGTACTCCTTGGAATAGGAGGCTCATCACTTGGTACAGAAACTATATTTAATGCCCTGCTTCATCCGTTCCATAATCTTAGTGAAGGTTTAAGGAACGGTAAACCGCGTTATTTTATTCTCGATAATATTGACCCTCATAAAATTAATAGAATAATAGACATGATTAAAAAAGAAAAAGAGAATACACTCTTAATAGTAATAAGCAAATCCGGAGAAACACCTGAAACAACCTCTCAATTTATGATATTTGAAGAAATACTGAGTAAGAAACCAAATTTCAGGGATAGAGTTGTAATCATAACAGACAAAAAGAAAGGTATTTTGAAAGAAATAGTAGACAGGGAAGAATATCCGGTCTTGAATGTACCGGAAGGTGTTGGGGGAAGGTTTTCTGTGCTTACCCCGGTTGGTCTTTTCCCATCGATTGCTATGGGTATAAATATAGACGAAATAGCAGATGGAGCTAATAGTATGGCAATTCATGTGAAAAAGGCAGTACCCCAAAAGAACATGGCTATTATGATTGCAAGCATTCTCTATCTCATGGACAAAAAGGGGAAAGGTATTCACGTTATTATGCCTTACTGTGAAAGGCTTTCTGGATTTGCTGATTGGTTCAGACAACTTGAAGGAGAAAGTCTCGGTAAAAATAATCTTGGGGCAACACCGTTAAAGTCAATTGGTGTAACCGATCAACATTCTCAGTTGCAATTATACATTGATGGTCCGAAGAATAAATGTATCATGTTTTTATATTCTGCCAATGAAAAAAGGGTCATTCCAAAAAGTTTCCCCTATATTGAAGCGTTAGACTACCTTGCAGGAAAGGATTTGAAAGACCTGTTTCATGCAGAATTCTTAGGAACAAGCCTTTCACTTACCGAGGTTAAAACACCAAATTTTTCACTATTACTTAATGAAATTAACGGCTATAACCTTGGTGCTTTATTCTTCTTATATGAGATGGTCATTACATTTCTTGGCTACCTCTATAGTATAAATCCTTTTGATCAGCCTGGCGTGGAGCTTGGCAAAATATATACAAAAGCTATCATGGGGAAAAAGGGTTTTGAAACAAAGCGTATCGCTGCTGAAGCAAGGTTATCAACCCAAAAGACCGTTATAACCTTTTAATATCTGCTTTTATTTTCTCCAGTTTAATTTTTGTAATCCTTCGCCCCTCAATGCCAACTACAGTGAACTTGTATGCACCATGATAGATAATCTCTCCACCTTTTGCTATTCCCTGAAGTTGAGTTAGTATGAAACCACCAAGGGTATCATAATCTGGAGATTCTGCAAGATTAAGGGTTAATACATTATTTAAATCCCTGATAGAATATGAAGCATCTACGATTATAGAACCATCCCTCAGTCTTTCCATCCTGTTATCCACATCCGTTTCATCCATTATCTCACCAAATATTTCCTCCATTATATCTTCAAGTGTTACCATGCCAACAGTTGTCCCATACTCATCTATGACAACCGCCAGATGGATGTGCCTTTTCTGCATCTCTTTTAAAAGAATACTTATTTTCATGGTATCAGGAACGAAATAAGGCTTCTTAAGAATTTTTTCTAAATCAAATTGCTCTTTTAACCAGATATGCTTGATAATATCTTTATGATAGGCAATACCAACTATATTATCTATATAATCCCTGTAAACAGGGTATCTTGAAAATTCATTTTCAATGATATATTCCAATACCTCATCTTTACTACTTGCAATATTAATAGCATAGATATTTGGTTTCGGAACCATGATTTCTTTTACAGACCTATCAGCAAAATCAAAAACACCATGTATCAATTCTTCCTCTGTTCTGTCAAATACCCCTCTCCTTCTTCCCTCCTCAAGTAATATCTTTATTTCACTTTCTCCTATATGTTCTTCCCCCTTCTTTAAATTAAGGCTTTTAACGATAAACATGGTGGAAAAGGTAAGAAAATTCACAACAAAGAAGAAA contains:
- a CDS encoding glucose-6-phosphate isomerase, giving the protein MNKITLDITNVLSKTIGKEGLDTQAITGILSKLEVYNKTLWDAPYPFMELPSKRFQFKEMKRLADNIKTKNIKNLVLLGIGGSSLGTETIFNALLHPFHNLSEGLRNGKPRYFILDNIDPHKINRIIDMIKKEKENTLLIVISKSGETPETTSQFMIFEEILSKKPNFRDRVVIITDKKKGILKEIVDREEYPVLNVPEGVGGRFSVLTPVGLFPSIAMGINIDEIADGANSMAIHVKKAVPQKNMAIMIASILYLMDKKGKGIHVIMPYCERLSGFADWFRQLEGESLGKNNLGATPLKSIGVTDQHSQLQLYIDGPKNKCIMFLYSANEKRVIPKSFPYIEALDYLAGKDLKDLFHAEFLGTSLSLTEVKTPNFSLLLNEINGYNLGALFFLYEMVITFLGYLYSINPFDQPGVELGKIYTKAIMGKKGFETKRIAAEARLSTQKTVITF
- a CDS encoding hemolysin family protein; translation: MGSPLLEIFLIIVLIVLNGIFSAGEIAIVSSRKSKIKEMIKEKKEKRVETLLEMKENPEKFLSVVQIGITLFGILASAIGGMLSIRYIVPILNRIPFIRTFSETISLIFIVVVLTYLFLVIGELVPKYIGINYKERVALRIVPIFDFTSRFFFFVVNFLTFSTMFIVKSLNLKKGEEHIGESEIKILLEEGRRRGVFDRTEEELIHGVFDFADRSVKEIMVPKPNIYAINIASSKDEVLEYIIENEFSRYPVYRDYIDNIVGIAYHKDIIKHIWLKEQFDLEKILKKPYFVPDTMKISILLKEMQKRHIHLAVVIDEYGTTVGMVTLEDIMEEIFGEIMDETDVDNRMERLRDGSIIVDASYSIRDLNNVLTLNLAESPDYDTLGGFILTQLQGIAKGGEIIYHGAYKFTVVGIEGRRITKIKLEKIKADIKRL